In Nicotiana tabacum cultivar K326 chromosome 2, ASM71507v2, whole genome shotgun sequence, the following proteins share a genomic window:
- the LOC107819724 gene encoding protein argonaute 16-like isoform X2, whose amino-acid sequence MEGSEGRESCCSPVAVAPPVIALDAEPEKVDQPKRTVMSRPGNGTSGRGITLLANHLKVSVKCPDEIFYQYSVSITCDEKRDVHIKRIGRKIIHKLHETYSSEFAGKKFAYDGEKSLYTVGPLPRHRLEFTVVVEESSAKHASESPSDNGSNHHSSKKSKHSLHSKAFLVEINYAAKIPLKSVSLALQGADPENVQDALRVLDIILRQQAANRGCLLVRQSFFHDDSRNFTDVGGGVMGCKGFHSSFRPTLDGLTLNMDVSTTMILSPGPVIDFLLANQNVKEPRYIDWARAKRMLKNLRVKAKHSNKEFKIIGLSERPCNQQLFSMKVKNGDGLDNGGDTIEITVYEYFTKHRNIELSNSAYMPCLDVGKPKRPNYLPLELCYLVSLQRYTKVLSSVQRASLVEKSRQKPRERIKVITDAVRDYSYDDDPLLATCGVSIEKQLIQINGRVLEAPKLKVGNGEEVVPRNGRWNFNNKHFERPHTLIEEDPQNRRAGPVVRVEKMFEEIIARLPGPPDFLLCVLPERKNSEIYGPWKKKSLTDLGIVTQCISPLRINDQYLTNVLLKINAKLGGTNSLLAMEHTSHLPHIQDTPTMILGMDVSHGSPGQSDIPSIAAVVGSLYWPLISKYRAVVRSQSPKLEIIESLYKPLPNGDDEGIMRELLLDFYRTCNGHKPAQIIVFRDGVSESQFSQVLNLELDQMIKAYNHLGEGDIPKFTLIVAQKNHHTKLFQASAAENVPPGTVVDTNIVHPRNNDFFMCAHAGMIGTTRPAHYHVLLDEIGFSPDVLQNLIHSLSYVYQRSTTATSIVAPVRYAHLAAQQFAQFVKFEDLSETSSGYGSVKSIGSTSVTELPRLHMNVSDSMFFC is encoded by the exons ATGGAAGGAAGTGAGGGAAGAGAGAGTTGTTGCTCACCTGTGGCAGTAGCACCACCAGTTATAGCGTTGGACGCGGAGCCAGAGAAAGTTGATCAGCCCAAGCGTACTGTAATGTCGAGGCCTGGGAATGGAACATCTGGACGAGGGATTACTTTGCTCGCAAACCACTTAAAAGTTTCTGTCAAATGTCCTGATGAAATATTTTACCAATACAGT GTCTCTATAACTTGTGACGAAAAGAGGGATGTTCACATCAAGCGGATTGGAAGAAAAATTATACATAAACTTCACGAGACATACTCATCTGAATTTGCGGGGAAGAAATTTGCTTACGATGGAGAGAAGAGTTTGTACACAGTGGGACCTCTTCCACGCCACAGACTGGAATTCACAGTGGTTGTTGAAGAGTCTAGTGCAAAGCA TGCTAGTGAGAGCCCCTCAGATAATGGAAGCAACCATCACTCTAGTAAAAAATCTAAGCATTCTCTTCATTCAAAAGCTTTCCTGGTGGAGATCAACTATGCAGCTAAAATACCATTAAAGTCCGTTTCTCTTGCTCTTCAAGGAGCTGATCCTGAAAATGTTCAAGATGCATTGAGGGTTCTGGACATTATATTGCGACAACAAGCTGCTAATAG AGGATGCCTCTTGGTTAGACAGTCATTTTTTCATGACGACTCAAGGAACTTCACAGATGTTGGAGGGGGTGTAATGGGTTGTAAGGGGTTCCATTCCAGCTTTCGTCCAACCCTTGATGGATTGACCTTGAACATGG ATGTGTCGACAACTATGATCCTATCACCTGGACCTGTAATCGACTTTTTGCTTGCTAACCAGAATGTAAAGGAGCCTCGTTATATTGATTGGGCAAGA GCAAAAAGAATGCTGAAGAATCTGAGAGTTAAAGCTAAGCACAGCAACAAGGAATTCAAAATCATCGGTCTGAGTGAGAGACCTTGCAATCAACAGTT ATTTTCTATGAAAGTGAAAAATGGTGATGGCCTAGATAATGGAGGAGATACCATAGAGATAACTGTTTATGAGTACTTCACTAAACACCGTAACATAGAACTTTCAAACTCTGCTTATATGCCATGCCTGGATGTCGGAAAACCGAAACGACCAAACTATCTGCCACTGGAG CTGTGTTATTTGGTCTCCCTTCAAAGATACACAAAAGTGTTATCATCAGTGCAGCGGGCATCTTTAGTTGAAAAATCAAGGCAGAAGCCTCGAGAACGAATTAAAGTTATAACAGAT GCTGTGAGGGATTACAGCTATGATGACGATCCCCtgcttgccacttgtggagtctCAATAGAAAAGCAGCTCATTCAAATTAACGGCAGGGTCCTTGAGGCTCCAAAG TTGAAAGTTGGTAATGGCGAAGAGGTCGTTCCCCGCAACGGCCGATGGAATTTTAATAACAAG CATTTTGAGCGCCCACATACACTCATTGAGGAAGATCCCCAGAATAGGCGAGCTGGGCCTGTAGTTCGAGTAGAAAAGATGTTCGAAGAGATAATAGCTAGACTTCCTGGCCCTCCTGACTTTCTTCTCTGTGTCTTGCCAGAGCGAAAAAACTCAGAGATATATG GACCTTGGAAGAAAAAAAGTTTGACTGACTTGGGAATTGTTACTCAATGTATCTCTCCGTTAAGGATCAATGATCAATATCTAACAAATGTGCTTCTCAAAATTAATGCAAAG CTTGGAGGGACCAATTCATTGTTGGCTATGGAACATACGTCTCATCTGCCACATATTCAGGACACTCCAACAATGATTCTGGGCATGGATGTTTCTCATGGATCTCCTGGTCAATCAGATATTCCATCAATTGCTGCG GTTGTGGGATCCTTATATTGGCCATTAATATCCAAGTACAGGGCAGTTGTCCGTAGTCAATCTCCAAAGTTAGAAATTATAGAATCCTTATACAAGCCTTTACCAAATGGAGACGATGAAGGAATCATGAG AGAACTGCTTCTGGACTTCTATAGGACATGTAACGGCCATAAGCCTGCTCAAATTATTGTCTTCAG GGATGGCGTCAGTGAATCACAGTTCAGTCAGGTTCTGAACCTTGAGCTAGATCAAATGATCAAG GCATACAATCATCTTGGTGAGGGAGACATTCCCAAGTTCACCTTGATCGTGGCTCaaaaaaatcaccatacaaaactgtTTCAAGCTAGTGCAGCTGAAAATGTTCCGCCAG GTACTGTTGTAGACACAAACATTGTGCATCCAAGAAATAATGACTTTTTCATGTGTGCACATGCGGGAATGATA GGAACAACTAGACCTGCACATTATCATGTATTGCTCGATGAGATTGGTTTCTCACCTGATGTCCTGCAAAATCTCATACATTCACTATCATATGT GTATCAAAGGAGCACGACTGCAACCTCTATTG TGGCTCCTGTCCGTTATGCACATCTAGCAGCACAACAATTTGCACAGTTTGTGAAGTTCGAAGATCTCTCCGAAACTTCTTCAGGATACGGCAGCGTCAAATCAATTGGGAGCACCTCGGTCACCGAACTGCCCAGGTTGCACATGAATGTCAGTGACTCAATGTTTTTCTGTTGA
- the LOC107819724 gene encoding protein argonaute 16-like isoform X1, protein MEGSEGRESCCSPVAVAPPVIALDAEPEKVDQPKRTVMSRPGNGTSGRGITLLANHLKVSVKCPDEIFYQYSVSITCDEKRDVHIKRIGRKIIHKLHETYSSEFAGKKFAYDGEKSLYTVGPLPRHRLEFTVVVEESSAKHASESPSDNGSNHHSSKKSKHSLHSKAFLVEINYAAKIPLKSVSLALQGADPENVQDALRVLDIILRQQAANRGCLLVRQSFFHDDSRNFTDVGGGVMGCKGFHSSFRPTLDGLTLNMDVSTTMILSPGPVIDFLLANQNVKEPRYIDWARAKRMLKNLRVKAKHSNKEFKIIGLSERPCNQQLFSMKVKNGDGLDNGGDTIEITVYEYFTKHRNIELSNSAYMPCLDVGKPKRPNYLPLELCYLVSLQRYTKVLSSVQRASLVEKSRQKPRERIKVITDAVRDYSYDDDPLLATCGVSIEKQLIQINGRVLEAPKLKVGNGEEVVPRNGRWNFNNKHLLTPSRIERWAVVNFSARCDTSHLSRELISCGRTKGIHFERPHTLIEEDPQNRRAGPVVRVEKMFEEIIARLPGPPDFLLCVLPERKNSEIYGPWKKKSLTDLGIVTQCISPLRINDQYLTNVLLKINAKLGGTNSLLAMEHTSHLPHIQDTPTMILGMDVSHGSPGQSDIPSIAAVVGSLYWPLISKYRAVVRSQSPKLEIIESLYKPLPNGDDEGIMRELLLDFYRTCNGHKPAQIIVFRDGVSESQFSQVLNLELDQMIKAYNHLGEGDIPKFTLIVAQKNHHTKLFQASAAENVPPGTVVDTNIVHPRNNDFFMCAHAGMIGTTRPAHYHVLLDEIGFSPDVLQNLIHSLSYVYQRSTTATSIVAPVRYAHLAAQQFAQFVKFEDLSETSSGYGSVKSIGSTSVTELPRLHMNVSDSMFFC, encoded by the exons ATGGAAGGAAGTGAGGGAAGAGAGAGTTGTTGCTCACCTGTGGCAGTAGCACCACCAGTTATAGCGTTGGACGCGGAGCCAGAGAAAGTTGATCAGCCCAAGCGTACTGTAATGTCGAGGCCTGGGAATGGAACATCTGGACGAGGGATTACTTTGCTCGCAAACCACTTAAAAGTTTCTGTCAAATGTCCTGATGAAATATTTTACCAATACAGT GTCTCTATAACTTGTGACGAAAAGAGGGATGTTCACATCAAGCGGATTGGAAGAAAAATTATACATAAACTTCACGAGACATACTCATCTGAATTTGCGGGGAAGAAATTTGCTTACGATGGAGAGAAGAGTTTGTACACAGTGGGACCTCTTCCACGCCACAGACTGGAATTCACAGTGGTTGTTGAAGAGTCTAGTGCAAAGCA TGCTAGTGAGAGCCCCTCAGATAATGGAAGCAACCATCACTCTAGTAAAAAATCTAAGCATTCTCTTCATTCAAAAGCTTTCCTGGTGGAGATCAACTATGCAGCTAAAATACCATTAAAGTCCGTTTCTCTTGCTCTTCAAGGAGCTGATCCTGAAAATGTTCAAGATGCATTGAGGGTTCTGGACATTATATTGCGACAACAAGCTGCTAATAG AGGATGCCTCTTGGTTAGACAGTCATTTTTTCATGACGACTCAAGGAACTTCACAGATGTTGGAGGGGGTGTAATGGGTTGTAAGGGGTTCCATTCCAGCTTTCGTCCAACCCTTGATGGATTGACCTTGAACATGG ATGTGTCGACAACTATGATCCTATCACCTGGACCTGTAATCGACTTTTTGCTTGCTAACCAGAATGTAAAGGAGCCTCGTTATATTGATTGGGCAAGA GCAAAAAGAATGCTGAAGAATCTGAGAGTTAAAGCTAAGCACAGCAACAAGGAATTCAAAATCATCGGTCTGAGTGAGAGACCTTGCAATCAACAGTT ATTTTCTATGAAAGTGAAAAATGGTGATGGCCTAGATAATGGAGGAGATACCATAGAGATAACTGTTTATGAGTACTTCACTAAACACCGTAACATAGAACTTTCAAACTCTGCTTATATGCCATGCCTGGATGTCGGAAAACCGAAACGACCAAACTATCTGCCACTGGAG CTGTGTTATTTGGTCTCCCTTCAAAGATACACAAAAGTGTTATCATCAGTGCAGCGGGCATCTTTAGTTGAAAAATCAAGGCAGAAGCCTCGAGAACGAATTAAAGTTATAACAGAT GCTGTGAGGGATTACAGCTATGATGACGATCCCCtgcttgccacttgtggagtctCAATAGAAAAGCAGCTCATTCAAATTAACGGCAGGGTCCTTGAGGCTCCAAAG TTGAAAGTTGGTAATGGCGAAGAGGTCGTTCCCCGCAACGGCCGATGGAATTTTAATAACAAG CATCTTTTGACCCCTTCACGAATTGAACGCTGGGCAGTGGTCAACTTCTCTGCCCGTTGTGATACAAGTCACCTTTCGAGGGAGCTTATTAGTTGTGGAAGGACCAAAGGCATT CATTTTGAGCGCCCACATACACTCATTGAGGAAGATCCCCAGAATAGGCGAGCTGGGCCTGTAGTTCGAGTAGAAAAGATGTTCGAAGAGATAATAGCTAGACTTCCTGGCCCTCCTGACTTTCTTCTCTGTGTCTTGCCAGAGCGAAAAAACTCAGAGATATATG GACCTTGGAAGAAAAAAAGTTTGACTGACTTGGGAATTGTTACTCAATGTATCTCTCCGTTAAGGATCAATGATCAATATCTAACAAATGTGCTTCTCAAAATTAATGCAAAG CTTGGAGGGACCAATTCATTGTTGGCTATGGAACATACGTCTCATCTGCCACATATTCAGGACACTCCAACAATGATTCTGGGCATGGATGTTTCTCATGGATCTCCTGGTCAATCAGATATTCCATCAATTGCTGCG GTTGTGGGATCCTTATATTGGCCATTAATATCCAAGTACAGGGCAGTTGTCCGTAGTCAATCTCCAAAGTTAGAAATTATAGAATCCTTATACAAGCCTTTACCAAATGGAGACGATGAAGGAATCATGAG AGAACTGCTTCTGGACTTCTATAGGACATGTAACGGCCATAAGCCTGCTCAAATTATTGTCTTCAG GGATGGCGTCAGTGAATCACAGTTCAGTCAGGTTCTGAACCTTGAGCTAGATCAAATGATCAAG GCATACAATCATCTTGGTGAGGGAGACATTCCCAAGTTCACCTTGATCGTGGCTCaaaaaaatcaccatacaaaactgtTTCAAGCTAGTGCAGCTGAAAATGTTCCGCCAG GTACTGTTGTAGACACAAACATTGTGCATCCAAGAAATAATGACTTTTTCATGTGTGCACATGCGGGAATGATA GGAACAACTAGACCTGCACATTATCATGTATTGCTCGATGAGATTGGTTTCTCACCTGATGTCCTGCAAAATCTCATACATTCACTATCATATGT GTATCAAAGGAGCACGACTGCAACCTCTATTG TGGCTCCTGTCCGTTATGCACATCTAGCAGCACAACAATTTGCACAGTTTGTGAAGTTCGAAGATCTCTCCGAAACTTCTTCAGGATACGGCAGCGTCAAATCAATTGGGAGCACCTCGGTCACCGAACTGCCCAGGTTGCACATGAATGTCAGTGACTCAATGTTTTTCTGTTGA